A stretch of the Sphingosinithalassobacter tenebrarum genome encodes the following:
- a CDS encoding ABC transporter permease produces MNDMLRRVWAMLVKEFHQLRRDPVTFGLVVAMPLIQLSLFGFAINNDPRHLKAAIETNDSSTYTRTIQSALRNSTYFDLIPVTRPGEGEEMLRQGEVQFLIIIPPNFSRDLVRGDRPQLLVLADATDPASTGNAISAVEQSVLSGLRHDLIGPTAARAPPPSPVDVVIQRRYNPEGITSHNIVPGLLAVVLSMTMVTMTSISVARERERGTMENLLATPLRPMEVMAGKILPFVAIGALQTVIIIAVALIVFGVPFQGPAWALGVGTLVFVTVSLLLGFTLSTFADSQMQAMQMSFFYILPSILLSGFAFPFAGMPTWAQWLGETLPVTHFLRVVRGVMLKGWGFGDTLPQLGVLIVMGVLLALLAAHRYGDTLE; encoded by the coding sequence ATGAACGACATGCTGCGCCGCGTCTGGGCGATGCTGGTCAAGGAATTCCACCAGCTGCGCCGTGATCCGGTGACGTTCGGACTGGTGGTCGCGATGCCGCTCATCCAGCTCTCGCTGTTCGGCTTCGCGATCAACAACGATCCGCGCCATTTGAAGGCCGCGATCGAGACCAACGACAGCTCTACCTATACGCGAACGATCCAGTCGGCTCTGCGCAACTCGACTTATTTCGATCTGATTCCGGTGACTCGTCCGGGCGAAGGGGAAGAGATGCTGCGGCAGGGCGAGGTCCAGTTCCTGATCATCATCCCGCCCAATTTCTCGCGCGACCTGGTGCGCGGTGACCGCCCGCAACTGCTCGTGCTCGCCGACGCGACCGACCCGGCATCGACCGGCAATGCCATATCGGCGGTCGAGCAATCGGTGCTGTCGGGGCTGCGGCACGATCTGATCGGCCCCACCGCGGCTCGGGCGCCGCCACCTTCGCCGGTCGATGTGGTGATCCAGCGGCGCTACAATCCCGAGGGGATTACCAGCCACAATATCGTTCCCGGGCTGCTGGCGGTCGTATTGTCGATGACGATGGTGACGATGACGTCGATCTCGGTGGCGCGCGAGCGCGAGCGCGGGACGATGGAAAACCTGCTCGCCACGCCACTGCGCCCGATGGAGGTCATGGCGGGCAAGATATTGCCCTTCGTCGCGATCGGCGCCTTGCAGACAGTGATCATCATCGCAGTCGCGCTGATCGTGTTCGGCGTCCCGTTTCAGGGGCCGGCATGGGCGCTGGGCGTGGGGACGCTGGTCTTTGTGACGGTCAGCCTGCTGCTCGGCTTCACGCTTTCAACCTTCGCCGACAGCCAGATGCAGGCGATGCAGATGAGCTTCTTCTACATTCTGCCGAGCATCCTGCTCTCGGGATTCGCCTTTCCCTTCGCGGGCATGCCGACTTGGGCTCAGTGGCTGGGCGAAACCTTACCGGTAACGCATTTCCTGCGCGTCGTGCGGGGCGTGATGCTGAAGGGCTGGGGGTTCGGCGATACGCTGCCACAACTGGGCGTGCTGATCGTGATGGGTGTGCTGCTCGCACTCCTCGCGGCGCATCGGTACGGAGATACGCTGGAATAA
- a CDS encoding ABC transporter ATP-binding protein yields MSDAPAISVSGLTKIFGGRTVVDHVTMDIGHGRISGFLGPNGSGKTTTLRMICGLLIPDEGEGTVLGLDLATCRAEIKQKVGYMTQRFGLFEDLTIRENLNFFADAHGLDNKKRRVTDALEQLGLETRSGQLAGTLSGGWKQRLALAACTLHEPKILLLDEPTAGVDPLARREFWDQIHRLAGDGVTVLVSTHYMDEAERCHDIAYIAYGVLRARGTSEEIVRDSGLVALTGEGPGADRLAPKLEKRPGVAMAAAFGTTMHVCGEQYDALRQAVDDIAPDIRWNETEPTLEDVFIYLMRQSPDNSVSVSA; encoded by the coding sequence ATGAGCGACGCGCCCGCCATATCGGTGTCCGGCCTGACCAAGATATTCGGCGGCCGGACAGTGGTCGATCATGTCACGATGGATATCGGGCATGGCCGGATCAGCGGCTTTCTCGGCCCGAACGGGTCGGGCAAGACGACGACATTGCGGATGATTTGCGGGCTGCTGATCCCCGACGAAGGCGAGGGCACCGTACTTGGGCTCGACCTCGCGACCTGTCGCGCCGAGATCAAGCAGAAGGTCGGCTATATGACTCAGCGTTTCGGCCTGTTCGAGGATCTGACGATCCGCGAGAATCTCAACTTCTTCGCCGACGCGCACGGGCTCGACAACAAGAAGCGGCGCGTGACCGACGCGCTCGAACAGCTCGGGCTGGAAACCCGCTCAGGCCAGCTGGCGGGTACGCTTTCGGGCGGGTGGAAGCAGCGACTGGCGCTGGCGGCATGCACGCTGCACGAACCGAAGATATTGCTGCTCGACGAGCCGACCGCGGGCGTCGATCCGCTCGCGCGACGCGAATTCTGGGATCAGATCCACCGGCTGGCGGGCGACGGCGTCACCGTGCTGGTTTCGACGCATTATATGGACGAGGCCGAGCGGTGCCACGACATCGCCTATATCGCCTATGGCGTGCTGCGGGCGCGGGGGACAAGTGAGGAGATCGTACGCGATTCCGGCCTCGTCGCGCTGACCGGCGAAGGGCCGGGGGCCGACCGGCTGGCGCCGAAACTGGAGAAACGGCCCGGTGTCGCGATGGCGGCGGCATTCGGCACCACCATGCATGTCTGCGGCGAGCAATATGATGCGCTGCGCCAGGCTGTTGACGATATCGCCCCCGATATCCGCTGGAACGAGACCGAACCGACGCTCGAGGACGTGTTCATCTATCTGATGCGGCAATCGCCCGACAATAGTGTCTCGGTGTCGGCATGA
- a CDS encoding HlyD family secretion protein, whose product MRRILLPIAILALVGVAIWWMFLRGPDEPAPWLGYVEGESIQVAAPVSGTLARLDVTRGGKVAAGDALFALNAVSTEAQLRQLQAQRDQAQAQLEDLQSPRQRPAELGVSRAQQEAARAEVERTQREYERIATLAEKGFATRSQLDAAKAARDSARATLRQAQASEASGELAGRQDQIEAARAQVQQAEAAIAAQRRRGDEIAPAAPVAAQVQQTYFNPGEWVPANTPVVRLLPPDKVRIRFFVPESVVSTLQEGQAVRVSCDGCGDPFSATIRYIAPQAEFTPPIIYSEDAREKFVFLVEAQPQGDVARLHPGVPVEVRPQ is encoded by the coding sequence GTGAGGCGGATACTATTGCCGATCGCCATATTGGCGCTGGTTGGCGTCGCGATTTGGTGGATGTTCCTGCGCGGACCGGACGAACCCGCGCCCTGGCTCGGCTATGTCGAGGGCGAATCGATTCAGGTCGCGGCGCCGGTTTCGGGCACGCTCGCGCGGCTCGACGTCACGCGCGGCGGCAAGGTGGCCGCGGGTGACGCGCTCTTCGCGCTCAACGCAGTCAGCACCGAGGCGCAGTTGCGCCAGCTTCAGGCGCAGCGCGATCAGGCGCAGGCCCAGCTTGAGGACTTGCAGAGCCCGCGCCAGCGCCCGGCAGAACTGGGCGTGTCGCGCGCGCAGCAGGAAGCAGCGCGCGCCGAAGTCGAGCGAACGCAGCGTGAATATGAACGGATCGCGACGCTTGCCGAAAAGGGTTTTGCCACACGCAGCCAGCTCGATGCGGCCAAGGCGGCGCGCGACAGTGCCCGTGCCACCTTGCGCCAGGCACAGGCAAGCGAGGCATCCGGCGAACTGGCCGGGCGGCAGGACCAGATCGAGGCTGCACGCGCGCAGGTGCAGCAGGCCGAGGCCGCGATCGCCGCCCAGCGGCGCCGGGGTGACGAAATCGCTCCCGCCGCGCCGGTCGCGGCGCAGGTGCAGCAGACCTATTTCAATCCGGGCGAGTGGGTCCCCGCCAACACCCCGGTCGTGCGGCTGTTGCCGCCGGACAAGGTCCGCATCCGCTTCTTCGTTCCCGAAAGCGTTGTTTCGACATTGCAGGAAGGGCAGGCCGTCCGCGTTTCCTGCGATGGATGCGGCGATCCGTTCTCGGCCACAATCCGTTATATCGCGCCGCAGGCCGAGTTCACGCCGCCAATCATCTACAGCGAGGATGCGCGTGAGAAGTTCGTCTTCCTCGTCGAGGCGCAGCCGCAGGGCGATGTCGCGCGCCTCCATCCCGGCGTCCCGGTGGAAGTGCGCCCGCAATGA
- a CDS encoding TetR/AcrR family transcriptional regulator yields MARRTPPDRRDSILSAAREIFAANGFAGARMEDVAKRVGISKATLYLQFADKQALFRELIDWLIETSLPDAFPLTLADASASERLAIFAQEAAGKLADDDVAFLPRLVIGESGNFPELAKAWHDVAVSRVLTLIEGLVQQGIDRGEFRAVDPYLAARSVAGPLVLGVLWNTIFAPVGAEPMSLAALARSHVDILLHGLLQGETA; encoded by the coding sequence ATGGCCCGTCGCACGCCCCCCGATCGCCGTGATTCGATCCTTTCCGCCGCGCGCGAAATATTTGCGGCAAACGGCTTTGCCGGCGCGCGGATGGAGGATGTCGCCAAGCGTGTGGGGATATCGAAAGCGACGCTGTATCTGCAGTTCGCCGACAAGCAGGCATTGTTCCGCGAATTGATCGACTGGCTGATTGAAACCTCGCTCCCCGACGCGTTTCCACTGACTCTGGCCGACGCCTCGGCGTCGGAGCGGTTGGCGATCTTCGCGCAGGAGGCCGCGGGCAAACTGGCCGATGACGACGTCGCCTTTCTGCCGCGGCTGGTGATCGGTGAAAGCGGCAATTTTCCCGAGCTGGCAAAGGCCTGGCACGATGTCGCGGTGAGCCGGGTGCTGACCCTGATCGAAGGGTTGGTGCAGCAGGGGATCGACCGAGGTGAGTTTCGCGCGGTCGATCCCTATCTGGCCGCGCGCAGCGTCGCCGGGCCGCTGGTGCTCGGTGTGTTGTGGAATACCATCTTCGCGCCTGTAGGCGCGGAGCCGATGTCGCTGGCGGCGCTGGCCCGGTCGCATGTCGATATATTGCTCCACGGACTTCTGCAGGGAGAAACTGCGTGA
- a CDS encoding DUF6975 family protein translates to MPYDTVQISRLGGAWGALGALTASDGSASHRHIRKLGERNEDPRDLADAVHYLCLLHGRHPGVVDHALNHAEEAPEREWLQEAADAFATERGYLVRLVAAAGPLPSTPGQAESEAAAAGQRHALDMLAQSDRAGCAAGAAIALVLDWQAIREVLDAAALRLGMESPLCRLPIAEETAALVASITTELPRERAMMFGAQQVYAQHRGLWDLLEARASAREMH, encoded by the coding sequence ATGCCGTACGATACCGTCCAGATTTCCCGGCTGGGAGGCGCCTGGGGCGCATTGGGCGCTTTGACCGCTTCGGATGGCAGCGCAAGCCATCGCCATATTCGCAAGCTCGGCGAACGGAACGAGGATCCGCGCGACCTGGCCGACGCGGTTCATTATCTCTGCCTGCTCCACGGCCGGCATCCAGGCGTGGTCGATCACGCACTCAACCATGCCGAGGAAGCCCCCGAGCGCGAATGGCTGCAGGAAGCCGCCGATGCCTTCGCGACCGAGCGCGGCTATCTCGTCCGCCTGGTCGCTGCCGCCGGGCCCCTGCCCTCCACGCCCGGACAGGCCGAATCGGAAGCCGCCGCGGCGGGACAGCGCCATGCCCTTGATATGCTCGCCCAGTCTGATCGCGCCGGTTGCGCGGCGGGGGCCGCAATCGCGCTGGTGCTCGACTGGCAGGCGATTCGTGAAGTGCTCGATGCCGCCGCGCTGCGTCTGGGGATGGAAAGCCCGTTGTGCCGCTTGCCGATCGCCGAAGAAACGGCCGCGCTCGTCGCTTCGATTACCACCGAATTGCCGCGCGAACGTGCGATGATGTTCGGCGCGCAACAGGTCTATGCTCAGCATCGCGGCCTGTGGGATCTGCTCGAAGCACGCGCCTCCGCCCGCGAAATGCACTGA
- a CDS encoding AAA family ATPase gives MRFEGTQDYVATDDLKVAVNAAVTLRRPLLVKGEPGTGKTVLAYEIAKAVDAPLIEWNVKSTTKAHQGLYEYDAVARLRDGQLGDERVHDISNYIRKGKLWEAFTASRTPVLLIDEIDKADIEFPNDLLQELDRMEFHVYETGETVRAAERPIVVITSNNEKDLPDAFLRRCFFHYIAFPDRDTMVDIIEVHFPGIQKMLVKKAMDIFYDIREVPGLKKKPSTSELLDWLKLLLHEDMPLDVLQTQDPSKAIPPLHGALLKNEQDIHLFERLAFMARRQQGK, from the coding sequence ATGCGCTTCGAAGGTACCCAAGACTATGTCGCCACCGACGACCTGAAGGTCGCGGTCAATGCCGCCGTCACGCTGCGGCGCCCGCTGCTCGTCAAGGGCGAGCCGGGCACCGGCAAGACGGTGCTGGCCTATGAGATCGCCAAGGCAGTCGATGCCCCGCTGATCGAATGGAACGTGAAATCGACGACCAAGGCGCATCAGGGTCTGTATGAGTATGACGCGGTCGCCCGCCTGCGCGACGGCCAACTCGGCGACGAACGCGTCCACGACATTTCCAACTATATCCGCAAGGGCAAATTGTGGGAGGCGTTCACTGCCTCCAGGACGCCCGTGCTGCTGATCGACGAGATCGACAAGGCCGATATCGAATTCCCCAACGACTTGTTGCAGGAACTCGATCGCATGGAATTCCATGTCTACGAGACCGGCGAGACGGTCCGCGCCGCCGAACGCCCGATCGTCGTCATCACGTCGAACAACGAGAAGGACCTGCCCGACGCGTTCCTGCGCCGCTGCTTCTTCCACTATATCGCCTTCCCCGATCGCGACACGATGGTCGACATCATCGAGGTCCACTTCCCCGGCATCCAGAAGATGCTGGTGAAGAAGGCGATGGATATCTTCTACGACATTCGCGAAGTGCCGGGCCTCAAGAAGAAGCCGAGCACCAGCGAGCTGCTCGACTGGCTCAAGCTGCTCCTCCACGAGGACATGCCGCTCGACGTCCTGCAGACGCAGGACCCGAGCAAGGCCATCCCCCCGCTCCACGGCGCGCTGCTCAAGAACGAGCAGGACATTCACCTGTTCGAACGCCTGGCGTTCATGGCGCGACGTCAGCAGGGGAAGTGA
- a CDS encoding helix-turn-helix domain-containing protein, with the protein MPVQVTLDAVLAKRGMTGKQLAEAMGLSETQLSLFRSGKVRGIRFATIAKMCAVLECTPGDLLGYEYDPGDLGAEE; encoded by the coding sequence ATGCCTGTGCAGGTTACGCTCGACGCCGTGCTGGCCAAGCGCGGCATGACCGGCAAGCAGCTGGCCGAGGCGATGGGGCTCAGCGAGACGCAGCTCTCGCTATTCCGATCGGGCAAGGTGCGCGGCATCCGCTTCGCGACGATCGCGAAGATGTGCGCAGTGCTCGAATGCACGCCGGGGGACTTGCTGGGCTATGAATATGATCCAGGGGATTTGGGGGCGGAGGAGTGA
- a CDS encoding DUF2975 domain-containing protein, producing MTIEGLRARARVLMWLVTVPFVLLALLAVMQLTMVWRTGGAQAGYIVVNFAPMYVYVWAIWMVRQALKSIAQGGGFDAVVPKLLFRIGLALFCGALFQVFGTTLLSGLIFGRGPFAGFDGSEVTLGIVGATLVLVSQLLRQAAAMREELDAFF from the coding sequence ATGACGATCGAAGGATTGCGGGCGCGGGCCCGCGTGCTGATGTGGCTGGTGACAGTGCCGTTCGTGCTGCTGGCACTGCTCGCGGTGATGCAGCTGACGATGGTGTGGCGGACGGGCGGCGCGCAGGCGGGCTATATCGTCGTCAATTTCGCGCCGATGTATGTCTATGTCTGGGCGATCTGGATGGTGCGGCAGGCGCTCAAATCGATCGCGCAGGGCGGAGGATTTGACGCAGTGGTGCCAAAGCTCCTGTTCCGCATCGGCCTGGCGCTGTTCTGCGGCGCGCTGTTTCAGGTGTTCGGGACGACACTGCTCAGCGGGCTGATTTTCGGGCGCGGGCCGTTCGCGGGGTTCGATGGTTCGGAAGTCACGCTCGGCATCGTCGGCGCGACGCTGGTGCTGGTGTCGCAACTGCTGCGTCAGGCCGCCGCGATGCGCGAAGAGCTGGACGCATTTTTCTGA
- a CDS encoding ATP-binding cassette domain-containing protein, which yields MTTALEIRDLTKRFGKRPPAVDHVSITVPRRAIYGFLGANGAGKTTTLKLVLGLLRPDGGTIRLFGQPRGSATHRVGSLIETPSLYDHLTGRENLDIARRLLALPVREINRVLEIVDLDAGAANRRAGGYSLGMRQRLAIARALLGSPRLLILDEPANGLDPDGIRDMRALLRRLPETGDMTLIVSSHLLSEVELVATHVGLLHRGRLLLESPLEELRGGEAVEVRTDDPVRSARILIDAGFAVATDRPAEEPLLVTGAPPAVIAGLLVERGQALSHLASRRASLETIYHDQIARAA from the coding sequence ATGACCACTGCCCTCGAGATCCGCGACCTCACCAAGCGCTTCGGCAAGCGCCCGCCTGCCGTCGACCATGTTTCGATCACCGTGCCGCGCCGCGCGATCTACGGCTTTCTCGGCGCCAACGGCGCGGGGAAGACGACGACGCTCAAGCTGGTGCTCGGCCTGCTTCGCCCCGATGGCGGCACCATCCGGCTGTTCGGGCAGCCCCGCGGATCGGCGACGCATCGCGTGGGATCGCTGATCGAGACGCCTTCGCTCTACGATCACCTCACCGGCCGCGAGAATCTCGACATCGCCCGGCGACTGCTCGCCCTGCCCGTCCGCGAGATCAACCGGGTGCTTGAAATCGTCGACCTCGACGCCGGCGCCGCGAACCGCCGCGCGGGCGGCTATTCGCTCGGCATGCGCCAGCGACTGGCTATCGCCCGCGCGCTGCTTGGCAGTCCGCGCCTGCTGATCCTCGACGAGCCCGCCAACGGGCTCGATCCCGACGGCATTCGCGACATGCGCGCGCTGCTGCGCCGACTGCCCGAAACCGGCGACATGACGCTGATAGTGTCAAGCCATTTGCTGTCCGAAGTCGAGTTGGTCGCCACTCATGTCGGCCTGCTCCATCGCGGCCGGTTGCTGCTCGAATCCCCGCTCGAGGAGTTGCGCGGCGGCGAAGCCGTGGAAGTGCGTACCGACGATCCCGTCCGCTCGGCACGCATCCTGATCGATGCAGGATTCGCGGTCGCCACCGATCGTCCGGCGGAGGAGCCCCTGCTGGTCACCGGCGCCCCGCCCGCGGTGATCGCCGGGCTGCTGGTCGAGCGCGGCCAGGCGCTGTCGCATCTCGCCAGCCGCCGGGCATCGCTCGAAACCATCTATCACGACCAAATCGCCCGCGCCGCCTGA
- a CDS encoding ABC transporter permease, translating to MLLRYLTTEILKLRRSLALLLCLAAPTCVVVLATLMALDKEEPVLLPMFGMSTAAFWAFAMLPLTLTALSVLLAQIEHGPRAWNMLLTMPGAWPNVYLAKALVMAALIAAMTLLLFIEAWTAAGFIAMIKPVGEAFAPGDLAQILSKMTVAAILVAMLQLWVALRFRSFVPPLVFGIAGTFVAIAATSAKQGIYFPWLLAVNMLSQGDRQAFALWLGGAGGLVVLLAMLVHLGRHEA from the coding sequence ATGCTGCTCCGCTATCTCACTACCGAAATCCTCAAGCTGCGCCGCTCGCTCGCGCTGCTGCTCTGCCTCGCCGCACCGACCTGCGTCGTGGTGCTCGCCACGCTTATGGCGCTCGACAAGGAGGAACCGGTGCTGCTGCCGATGTTCGGGATGAGCACGGCCGCCTTCTGGGCCTTCGCCATGCTGCCGCTGACGCTCACCGCGCTGAGCGTGCTGCTCGCCCAGATCGAGCACGGCCCGCGCGCATGGAACATGCTGCTGACGATGCCCGGGGCGTGGCCCAACGTCTATCTGGCCAAGGCGCTGGTCATGGCTGCGCTGATCGCGGCGATGACATTGCTGCTCTTCATCGAGGCATGGACAGCGGCCGGATTCATCGCGATGATCAAGCCCGTCGGGGAAGCGTTCGCGCCGGGAGACCTGGCGCAAATCCTCTCCAAAATGACGGTGGCGGCGATACTGGTCGCGATGCTCCAGCTCTGGGTCGCGCTGCGTTTCCGAAGCTTCGTGCCGCCGCTTGTTTTCGGGATCGCGGGAACCTTCGTCGCCATCGCCGCCACCAGCGCGAAACAGGGCATCTATTTCCCCTGGCTGCTGGCGGTGAACATGCTTTCGCAAGGCGATCGCCAGGCGTTCGCGCTGTGGTTGGGAGGCGCAGGCGGGCTGGTGGTGCTTCTCGCGATGCTGGTGCATCTCGGCCGACACGAAGCCTAG
- a CDS encoding glycosyltransferase family 39 protein gives MTGTPEPLHRRFWMTVAALAALGLGLRIAAAQGALWLDEAWSAWSAHELGAPLAVFAHFHHDNNHHLNTLWLQLVGVSAPPPLQRGLSILCGTLAIPLAAAIAGRRGRHAGIVAALLFAVAPLLVIYGSEARGYAPMLLALLVAVLLTARWLDDPDRPVPAIPLTLAVLFGLLGQLTFAFGAAALCLWVVIALLQRRSRRDAIAAIARYALPMAVAGLSTLAVIFVPAQRNGGMRFGSYTPFDWGDWVHGVAMMLTGSTGGLIGIAAVILLLSLGLTLRGQPRMAGIEGYLRLALAGVLLVPLFQLGNAGISRYYLAAATALLLLAAIAAGVALRRPGWPRGLTLGLLAVPTVTSLIADRELIAVQRGDPGDAITAMMRRAPTGARVAIEMSRASAVLAVAASQKRYRLRIVGGACPAERFLFLDKTGGPLPMQPERCGARYATIAVGKTSSLTGMDWKLYERIP, from the coding sequence ATGACGGGAACGCCGGAACCGTTGCATCGCCGTTTCTGGATGACGGTAGCCGCGCTCGCCGCGCTTGGCCTCGGCTTGCGGATCGCGGCGGCGCAGGGGGCACTCTGGCTCGACGAGGCATGGTCGGCCTGGTCAGCGCACGAACTCGGCGCGCCGCTCGCCGTCTTCGCGCATTTCCATCACGACAATAACCACCATCTCAACACGCTGTGGCTGCAGCTTGTGGGAGTCAGCGCGCCGCCGCCGCTCCAGCGCGGACTGTCGATCCTCTGCGGCACGCTCGCCATTCCACTCGCGGCGGCGATAGCCGGACGACGCGGGCGACATGCCGGGATCGTCGCGGCATTGCTGTTCGCGGTCGCGCCGCTGCTGGTCATCTACGGCTCCGAAGCGCGCGGCTATGCGCCGATGCTGCTCGCGCTGCTCGTTGCAGTGTTGCTCACGGCGCGCTGGCTCGATGATCCCGACCGGCCGGTGCCCGCCATTCCGTTGACGCTGGCGGTGCTGTTCGGATTGCTCGGCCAGCTTACTTTCGCCTTCGGCGCCGCGGCCCTGTGCCTGTGGGTGGTGATCGCGCTGCTCCAGCGCCGGTCGCGGCGCGATGCCATTGCCGCGATTGCCCGATACGCATTGCCGATGGCCGTCGCCGGGCTGTCGACGCTCGCGGTGATTTTCGTTCCCGCGCAAAGGAACGGCGGGATGCGCTTCGGCAGCTATACCCCCTTTGACTGGGGCGACTGGGTGCATGGGGTGGCGATGATGCTCACCGGCTCGACAGGCGGCCTGATCGGCATTGCAGCCGTGATCCTGCTGTTGTCGCTCGGACTGACGTTGCGGGGTCAGCCGCGCATGGCCGGAATCGAAGGCTATTTGCGGCTCGCGCTCGCCGGCGTGCTTCTGGTGCCGCTTTTCCAGCTGGGGAATGCGGGAATCTCGCGCTATTATCTCGCCGCAGCCACTGCGCTGCTTCTTCTTGCTGCGATTGCCGCAGGTGTCGCGCTGCGCCGCCCCGGCTGGCCGCGTGGCCTGACGCTGGGATTGCTTGCAGTGCCGACCGTTACCTCGCTCATCGCCGATCGCGAACTGATCGCCGTCCAGCGCGGCGATCCCGGCGACGCGATCACGGCGATGATGCGCCGCGCGCCCACCGGCGCTCGCGTCGCGATCGAAATGAGTCGCGCCAGCGCCGTACTCGCGGTCGCGGCGAGCCAGAAACGCTATCGCCTGCGCATCGTCGGCGGCGCCTGCCCTGCAGAGCGCTTCCTGTTCCTCGACAAGACAGGCGGCCCGCTACCGATGCAGCCCGAGCGCTGCGGCGCGCGCTACGCGACGATCGCGGTCGGAAAAACCTCCAGCCTCACCGGCATGGACTGGAAGCTCTACGAACGCATCCCCTAG
- a CDS encoding vWA domain-containing protein translates to MFLNFLDELRAAGIPASLKEHLLLLEALDRNVIEQSPEAFYYLARATFVKDEGLLDRFDQVFAKVFKGIATSYGVNPTDIPEEWLRAVAEKFLSPEEMEKIEQLGDWDEIMETLKKRLEEQEKRHQGGSKWIGTGGTSPFGHSGYNPAGVRIGGESRHKRAVKVWEKREFKNLDSTRELGTRNIKVALRRLRRFAREGAADELDLDATVEGTARQGWLDIHMRPERHNAVKLLLFLDVGGSMDPHIKLVEELFSAATSEFKNMEFFYFHNCLYEGVWKDNRRRFAERTPTWDVLHKFGHDYKVVFVGDAAMSPYEISHPGGSVEHFNEEAGAVWMERVTNTYPATVWINPVPEEQWNYSHSTQLIRQLVSDRMYPLTLDGLDDAMRELTRKR, encoded by the coding sequence ATGTTTCTTAACTTCCTCGACGAGCTGCGCGCCGCGGGCATTCCCGCCAGCCTGAAGGAGCATCTGCTGCTGCTCGAAGCGCTCGATCGCAACGTGATCGAACAGTCGCCGGAAGCCTTCTACTATCTCGCCCGCGCCACCTTCGTGAAGGACGAGGGGCTGCTCGATCGCTTCGATCAGGTGTTCGCCAAGGTCTTCAAGGGCATCGCCACCAGCTACGGCGTAAACCCGACCGATATCCCGGAAGAGTGGCTGCGCGCCGTTGCCGAGAAATTCCTCTCGCCCGAGGAAATGGAGAAGATCGAGCAGCTCGGCGACTGGGACGAGATCATGGAGACGCTCAAGAAGCGGCTCGAGGAACAGGAAAAGCGCCACCAGGGCGGCAGCAAGTGGATCGGCACCGGCGGGACCTCGCCCTTCGGCCATTCGGGCTACAACCCGGCGGGCGTGCGGATCGGCGGGGAGAGCCGCCACAAGCGCGCGGTCAAGGTTTGGGAAAAGCGCGAGTTCAAGAATCTCGATTCCACCCGCGAACTCGGCACCCGCAACATCAAGGTCGCGCTGCGCCGCCTGCGTCGCTTCGCGCGTGAAGGCGCCGCCGACGAGCTCGATCTCGACGCGACGGTGGAAGGCACCGCACGGCAGGGCTGGCTCGACATCCATATGCGCCCAGAGCGGCACAATGCGGTGAAGCTCCTGCTGTTCCTCGATGTCGGCGGATCGATGGACCCGCATATCAAGCTGGTCGAGGAGCTGTTCTCTGCCGCGACCAGCGAATTCAAGAACATGGAATTCTTCTATTTCCACAACTGCCTCTACGAAGGCGTGTGGAAGGACAATCGCCGGCGCTTCGCCGAGCGGACGCCGACCTGGGACGTGCTCCACAAGTTCGGCCACGATTACAAGGTCGTGTTCGTCGGCGACGCGGCGATGAGCCCCTATGAAATCAGCCACCCCGGCGGCTCGGTCGAGCATTTCAACGAAGAGGCCGGCGCGGTTTGGATGGAGCGGGTCACCAACACCTATCCCGCGACCGTCTGGATCAACCCGGTTCCCGAGGAACAGTGGAATTATTCCCACTCGACCCAGCTCATCCGGCAATTGGTGAGCGACCGCATGTACCCGCTGACGCTCGACGGGCTCGACGACGCGATGCGCGAGCTGACGCGGAAGCGGTAG
- a CDS encoding Hpt domain-containing protein, producing MSRIYHDSSRNQQSPQQSFKQLSAKTRAMAYDPGAIDATLAAAVGDEPGLIAELREAFLEGARRSFASLRTADTNESWTAAALRLKGLAASFGAVRLMALANEAAESKPRDAEIMRKINRAIDRL from the coding sequence ATGTCGCGCATTTACCACGATTCATCGCGGAACCAACAGTCGCCGCAACAAAGCTTTAAGCAACTGAGCGCTAAAACGCGTGCGATGGCGTATGATCCCGGTGCAATAGATGCGACTTTGGCGGCTGCCGTGGGCGACGAGCCCGGGCTGATCGCCGAACTGCGTGAGGCGTTTCTCGAAGGCGCGAGGCGCAGCTTCGCGTCGTTGCGAACCGCGGACACGAACGAGTCCTGGACGGCGGCGGCATTGCGGCTCAAGGGACTGGCGGCGAGTTTCGGCGCGGTCCGGCTGATGGCGCTGGCCAACGAAGCGGCGGAAAGCAAGCCGCGCGACGCGGAAATCATGCGCAAGATCAACCGCGCGATCGACCGGCTCTAA